One window of the Diospyros lotus cultivar Yz01 chromosome 12, ASM1463336v1, whole genome shotgun sequence genome contains the following:
- the LOC127787099 gene encoding 14 kDa proline-rich protein DC2.15-like, with product MASKALASTALLLSLNLLFFTLVTATHHVPNCPPPPPPKCPNIPHPHPPPTKATCPRDTLKLAACANLLNDLVHLVVGTPPRSPCCPLLEGLADLEAAVCLCTAIKAKVLNVNLNVPVSLSLLLNYCGKNVPSGFQCA from the coding sequence ATGGCTTCAAAGGCTTTAGCATCAACTGCTCTCCTCCTCTCCCTGAACCTCCTCTTCTTCACTCTGGTCACGGCTACTCATCATGTCCCTAATTGCCCCCCACCGCCGCCGCCGAAATGTCCCAACATTCCGCACCCACATCCGCCGCCGACAAAGGCCACTTGCCCTAGAGACACCCTGAAGCTGGCAGCCTGTGCCAACTTACTGAATGATTTGGTTCATCTTGTGGTTGGAACGCCACCAAGGTCTCCCTGCTGCCCGCTTCTTGAGGGTCTTGCTGATCTTGAAGCAGCTGTTTGCCTTTGCACTGCCATTAAGGCCAAGGTCTTGAATGTTAACCTCAATGTTCCTGTTTCATTGAGCTTGCTGCTGAATTACTGTGGAAAGAATGTCCCCAGTGGCTTCCAATGCGCTTGA
- the LOC127787026 gene encoding 36.4 kDa proline-rich protein → MGSKVTAMFLIGMIFMLTALAPIYACGYCPTPNPPYHRPHPRPRPPTTPRPRPPSTKPPPHHGGRPKVSPPSINPPVISPPITKPPGKIPPIINPPVIVPPITNPPVITPPIINPPPTSPYPPYTGPPSGGGGGGGGGGGGGGVPGLNPPPTTQPTCPINALKLGLCVDVLGGLVHIGLGNPVENVCCPVLRGLLELEAAICLCTTIRLKLLNLNIFIPLALQVLITCGMTPPPGFVCPPLV, encoded by the coding sequence ATGGGTTCCAAGGTCACAGCAATGTTCCTGATAGGCATGATATTCATGTTAACGGCACTGGCACCGATATATGCTTGTGGGTACTGCCCAACACCGAATCCGCCCTACCACCGCCCTCATCCACGGCCGCGCCCACCAACAACTCCCCGACCACGCCCGCCGTCCACCAAGCCTCCGCCTCATCACGGCGGCCGCCCTAAGGTGTCACCACCTTCCATCAACCCACCAGTTATTAGTCCCCCTATTACAAAACCCCCGGGAAAAATACCACCCATCATAAACCCTCCAGTTATAGTACCTCCTATAACAAACCCGCCAGTGATAACTCCTCCAATAATAAACCCTCCACCTACTTCGCCATATCCACCTTACACTGGACCTCCTTCGGGTGGAGGCGgtggaggcggcggcggcggaggaggaggGGGTGTTCCAGGCCTAAACCCACCACCCACTACTCAACCAACTTGTCCTATAAACGCCCTTAAATTAGGGTTATGTGTTGACGTGCTAGGAGGACTGGTGCATATTGGGCTCGGAAATCCAGTTGAGAATGTGTGCTGCCCAGTGCTTAGAGGGTTGCTCGAGCTGGAAGCTGCCATTTGTCTCTGCACCACCATAAGGCTTAAACTTCTAAACCTCAATATATTCATCCCCCTTGCTCTTCAAGTCCTAATAACTTGTGGTATGACACCTCCGCCTGGTTTTGTATGTCCCCCTCTAGTATAA
- the LOC127814010 gene encoding 14 kDa proline-rich protein DC2.15-like translates to MASKSNASLALFFLINILFFALVSACSTCPKPKPPPCPPQGKCPRDALKLGICADVLGGLLNLTVGTPPVTPCCSLIQGLVDLEAAVCLCTAIKANILGINLNIPLSLSLLLNVCSKNVPKDFQCA, encoded by the coding sequence ATGGCTTCCAAGAGCAATGCTTCACTTGCTCTCTTCTTTTTAATCAATATTCTCTTCTTTGCTCTTGTTAGTGCTTGTAGCACTTGCCCAAAACCAAAGCCCCCGCCCTGCCCTCCACAAGGCAAGTGCCCCAGAGATGCTCTCAAACTAGGTATATGTGCCGATGTCCTCGGTGGATTGCTTAATCTTACTGTGGGTACTCCTCCGGTGACTCCATGCTGCAGCCTCATCCAAGGCCTTGTTGATCTTGAAGCTGCTGTTTGCCTTTGCACTGCCATCAAAGCAAACATTTTGGGCATCAACCTCAACATCCCTCTTTCTCTAAGCTTACTCCTCAACGTTTGCTCCAAAAATGTCCCCAAGGACTTCCAATGTGCCTAA